The sequence ATGATCGGCAGAACACCGGAGATCGCGTTCAACAGCGTGGTCTTACCAGCGCCGTTGGCGCCGAGGATGGCGACGATCTCACCGCGATTGACCGAGAGCGAGACGCCGCGGAGCGCGACGACCTTGCCGTAAGCCGCTGACACGTCCTTGACGGCCAGCAATGTGCCATCACTCGTCATCGTCGGCTCCGAGATATGCGGTCACGACCTCTGGATGGCTGAGAACGTGATGCGGCGCATCGACCACGACAGGCTTGCCGTCGACAACGACGAGCGCGCGGCCGCAGAGTTGCCGGATGACGGCCATGTCGTGCTCGACGATCAGGATGGTCCGCCCCGGCGCGATCGCACGGATCAGCGCGATGAAATCGGCAGTCTCGCGCCCGTTCATGCCGGCCGCGGGCTCGTCGAGGAACATGATCTTCGGATCGGACATCAAGGCGATGCCGACGGCGAGCCGGCGCTGCACGCCATAGGCCAGCACGCTGGCCTTGCGGTGCCGCTCTCCGTCAAGGCCGATCAGCGTGAGCACCTCCTCGACGCGAGCCTGGAAGGCCTGCTGATCCCCGGCATAGGTTTTGCTGCCGATGATTCGGCCCAGGACGCCGTGGTGAAAGCTTGCATGGCGCCCGAACAGGAGATTCTCGAGCACCGTACTTTCGGCGAACACCGCGGTCCTCTGGAAGGTCCGGGCGACGCCGGACCGCGCGATGAGGTGCGGCGGCATCCCCGCGATCTCGCTGCCCATGATGCGGATCGATCCGCTAGTCGGTACGGTGATGCCGCAGAGAATGTCGAACAACGTCGACTTGCCCGCGCCATTCGGACCGATGATGCCGAAAATCTCGCCTTCCTGAACGTCAAGGCTGACGCCGTTCAGGGCCGTCACGCCGCCATACCGCTTGACGATATCCCGGGCCGAGACGGCTGGACGCTCAGCGACTGCGATCGTCATCTGTCTTCCTTCCCAACCGGTCACGCAGAGCAACGCCCAGTTGATGCAGCCCCCCGGGGGCAAACATCATGATCAGAATGATGATCGACGAGAAAACCAGGATCCTTACGTTCGGATCGAGGTTCATGGCCTGCGGTATCAACGTGAACATTGCAGCACCGATGACGGGGCCGACCACGAGCTGTGCGCCGCCCAGCAGCACCATCAGGAGGCCATCCACCGTGTTCGCGACGCTGAACACCTCGGGAGTCACGATCTGGGTGTAGGGAACGGCAAGCGCGCCGGCGAGCGCAGCGAACGGCGCACTCAGCATGAAAGCCTTCAGTCGGACGCGCGCGACATCGACGCCGACCGAGCGGGCGAGATGAGGATTTTGGCGCACGCTGTCCATCGCGGCGCCGAACGGAGACCGGCGCAGGGCTACAAGGAATAGGATTGCGAGCAGGAGAATGGTGGCGGTGACCGCGAAGTAGGTCTGCGGATCAGATAGCTGAAGCGGGCCGATCTCGATGGGCGGGAAACCGAACAGACCAAGCGGACCTCCGGTGATCTCCTCGAGATTCGCCGCCGCGACCATGGCGACGCCGGTGAGCCCCCAGGAGACGATCGAAAAATAAGCGCCGGTCAGACGCAGCGTGATGACGCCGATGGCGGCGGCCAGTGCCACGGACAACACGAGCGCGATGAGCACCGCGAGCTCGAAGGGCAGCCCCACTTTGCCCATTCCGATCGCCGCGCCATAAGCGCCGACCCCGAAGAACAGACACTGGCCGAGCGGCACCTCGCCAACACCGCCGAGGATGATGTTGATGCTCAGAGCGAACAGAGCGAATGCGCAGGTATAACCGGCAAGGGTCACTATGAACGGGTCGGTGAATGTGACAGCGAACGCCACTATGGCCACGACGGCGCATCCGACATAAATTGTCTCTCGCGCCGCGCGCCCGGGCTTGTCCCCGGCCATGGCGCCAGTCTGCTGCTTCCTGTCCATCACAGTGCCGAAATCCTGGATCGCCATATCAATGCCGATGCTGCTGGACTTGGCCAAGCAGTCCCTGAGGGCGGAACAGTAGCGTGGCGATTACGAGTCCCCACCCCAATGCGGGGGTCCACGACACCGAGACAAAGGTCTCGAACAGGGCGTTGGCGACGCCGATCAGCAATGCCCCCAGCATCGCGCCGGGGATACTGCCCATTCCGCCGAGGATGACGACCGTAAAGCCAACGATCAACGCGCTGTATCCCATGGTCGGATAGATCGTCGAGATCGGCGCCAACAGCGCGCCGGCCAGGCCCGCAGCGGCAACCCCGAGCACGAAGGCCAGCGCGCGTATCCAGGGGACGTCGATGCCGGAATAGAGCGCACCGCGCGCGTTCTGGGCCACGGCGACGACCTGCTGGCCCTTGATGCTCAGACGGAGCCATAGACCAAGCGCACCGAGCACGAGCACCGAGCAGACGAAGATGAATGCGCGCTGCGAGGCCACGAAGATTCCGAGAAAGCGCATCGTGGTCTGGCCTAGCGGCGACGTCACGGGAAGCGGATCCGGCCCGAAGATCAGGATCAAGCCGGCCACCGCGGCCTGCCCAAGTGCGAAGGTCACGATGAGCGAGCCGTGGTGCGAGTCACCATACAGGCTGCGCCGGATGACGATCCATTCGGTCACGGCACCGATGACCACGACGATCAGCACCGAGAGCGGCACAGCGACGAAATAGTTCAGGCCTTGCGACGTCAGCAAATAGCAGGCGTAGCCGCCCATGGCGAAGAACGCGCCATGGGCAAAGTTTGCGATGCCTACGATTCCGAAGATCAGCGTCAGGCCGACGGCGATGACGGCATAGCCGGCGCCCAGCACCAATCCGTTGACCAGGGTTTGAGCCAGAAGTTCCAAAGCCGTACGTACCTTCTAGGTTTGATCCGCGCGATCGTCAGTTCGAACTGACACGCTCGACCTGGATGAGGGCTCCGTTGTCGATGCGCTGGATGTAGAAATACGGCGCACGCGCACGTCCCTTCTCGTCGAACTTGAGCATGCCGCGCGGAGTCGGCCATGAGTTCTCTCGAATGACCTTGGCGATCTTGTCGTAGTCGCTGTCGGTGCCGGCCTTGTCCATCGCAGTGGCGATCAGGTTGACGGACTCGAAGATCACCAGTTCGCCCTTGCCGGGAAGCACGTTGAACTTCTTCTGATAGTTCTCGACGAACTCCTTGCCCTCGGGACCCGGGTCGGAGGCCATGAAGATCTCGCCCGTGATGACGCCGTTCATGGCGCCCTCCGATGGCTTGATCATGCCGGGCGTCACCACGCCCGGCGACATCACCTCGATCTTGAAGCCGCCGAGCTGGCGTACCTGCTTCCACAGCTGCGCCGCGCGCGCCGGATAGGCGTCGGCGACGTAGATCATGTCCGGGTTGCTGGCCTTGATCTTGGTGAGAATGGAGGTGAAGTCGTTGGTCTCGGCGTCGTAGGTAGACGCGCTCACCAGCTCGATGCCGCCGGCCTTGAGGCTTTCCTTGAGCTTCTCCAGAACGGTCTTGTTGAACTCGGAGTTTTCGCCCATGTAGGCGACCGTCTTCGGCTTCAGCGTCTTGACGATGTAGTGGTTGAACGCTTCAGAGTTGAGCGAGACCGTGTTGTTGACCTGGAACAGCCAGGGGCTTCCTTGGTCGGTGATGGCGTCGGCCTGCGCGGCGGCATTCACCTGCAGGATGCGCTTCTTCGTGACCGAGGATTCCGCGAGCACGACCGAGCTGTTGGTGCCGCCCGTGATCGCCTTGACGCGCCCGACCGACATCAGCTTCTGCACGGCGGCGACACCGCCCTGCGGCGTTCCCTTCTCGTCTTCATAGACCAGCTCGACCTTGCGGCCTCCGAGGATGCCGCCGCGCTGATTAATGAGTTCGGCGGCATAATTGGCGCCGCGCTGCGAATCCTGGCCGTAGCTGGCCGCGGCGCCGCTCAGCGGCAGCGCCAGGCCGATCTTGATGGTGTCGACCGCGGCAGCAGGCGCGCAAGCGAGCCCCAGAGCGGCGGCGACGATTGCGCCACCCGCAACGAATATCTTCCAACGATTGGTCGTCTTCATCGGTTTCCCCTGTCATTGTGACTGGCCGGCATACGGCAATGCCGCGGCGGCGCTTGATCGGCTGGACGGCTCAGGCCTTCGAGCTCAATTCAGATTGCGCTGAAAGAGATCGAAGAGGCGCTCCCAATGCCGCTCGGTGCTGGCCTTGTGGTAGAGGCGCCGGGTCGGAAACGCAAAGCCATGCTCGGCTTCCGGATAGTATTCCATCCGTGCGTTGACACCGGTCGTCTTGATCGCCTGCGACACCTGCTCGAGCATCTCGGGCGGTGCGTAGTGATCATGTTCGGCGAGAGCAAAGTAGATCTCGCCCTTGATCTTGTCGGTGACGAGATGCGCGGAGTCCGGCTGGTCGGTGACGAGGCGCGCGCCGTAGACGGATGCACCAGCAGCCATGCGATCGGGAAACACGCCCATCGCGCGATAGACGTAGCGGCCGCTCATGCAATAGCCGACGCATCCCGTCTTGCCCTGCCGTGCCGCCGGCTCATTGGCGAGGAAGTCGAACATCACCTGAGTGTCTTCCATCACCATGGTGTTCGTGAGGTGGCGGTTGAGCTTCCACATCAACTCCAGCTTGTCTGCGCAAGCGGGATCCCACAGCCGATTGGCGTCGAGATCGACGCAACGGACCATGCGGTAATACATGTTCGGCAT comes from Bradyrhizobium diazoefficiens and encodes:
- a CDS encoding ABC transporter ATP-binding protein; translation: MTIAVAERPAVSARDIVKRYGGVTALNGVSLDVQEGEIFGIIGPNGAGKSTLFDILCGITVPTSGSIRIMGSEIAGMPPHLIARSGVARTFQRTAVFAESTVLENLLFGRHASFHHGVLGRIIGSKTYAGDQQAFQARVEEVLTLIGLDGERHRKASVLAYGVQRRLAVGIALMSDPKIMFLDEPAAGMNGRETADFIALIRAIAPGRTILIVEHDMAVIRQLCGRALVVVDGKPVVVDAPHHVLSHPEVVTAYLGADDDE
- a CDS encoding ABC transporter substrate-binding protein, with translation MKTTNRWKIFVAGGAIVAAALGLACAPAAAVDTIKIGLALPLSGAAASYGQDSQRGANYAAELINQRGGILGGRKVELVYEDEKGTPQGGVAAVQKLMSVGRVKAITGGTNSSVVLAESSVTKKRILQVNAAAQADAITDQGSPWLFQVNNTVSLNSEAFNHYIVKTLKPKTVAYMGENSEFNKTVLEKLKESLKAGGIELVSASTYDAETNDFTSILTKIKASNPDMIYVADAYPARAAQLWKQVRQLGGFKIEVMSPGVVTPGMIKPSEGAMNGVITGEIFMASDPGPEGKEFVENYQKKFNVLPGKGELVIFESVNLIATAMDKAGTDSDYDKIAKVIRENSWPTPRGMLKFDEKGRARAPYFYIQRIDNGALIQVERVSSN
- a CDS encoding branched-chain amino acid ABC transporter permease, which produces MELLAQTLVNGLVLGAGYAVIAVGLTLIFGIVGIANFAHGAFFAMGGYACYLLTSQGLNYFVAVPLSVLIVVVIGAVTEWIVIRRSLYGDSHHGSLIVTFALGQAAVAGLILIFGPDPLPVTSPLGQTTMRFLGIFVASQRAFIFVCSVLVLGALGLWLRLSIKGQQVVAVAQNARGALYSGIDVPWIRALAFVLGVAAAGLAGALLAPISTIYPTMGYSALIVGFTVVILGGMGSIPGAMLGALLIGVANALFETFVSVSWTPALGWGLVIATLLFRPQGLLGQVQQHRH
- a CDS encoding branched-chain amino acid ABC transporter permease, which translates into the protein MAKSSSIGIDMAIQDFGTVMDRKQQTGAMAGDKPGRAARETIYVGCAVVAIVAFAVTFTDPFIVTLAGYTCAFALFALSINIILGGVGEVPLGQCLFFGVGAYGAAIGMGKVGLPFELAVLIALVLSVALAAAIGVITLRLTGAYFSIVSWGLTGVAMVAAANLEEITGGPLGLFGFPPIEIGPLQLSDPQTYFAVTATILLLAILFLVALRRSPFGAAMDSVRQNPHLARSVGVDVARVRLKAFMLSAPFAALAGALAVPYTQIVTPEVFSVANTVDGLLMVLLGGAQLVVGPVIGAAMFTLIPQAMNLDPNVRILVFSSIIILIMMFAPGGLHQLGVALRDRLGRKTDDDRSR
- a CDS encoding dienelactone hydrolase family protein, which encodes MNTYVFHPDRPRPFPVVIFYMDSVGIREELSDMCRRLATVGYYVIMPNMYYRMVRCVDLDANRLWDPACADKLELMWKLNRHLTNTMVMEDTQVMFDFLANEPAARQGKTGCVGYCMSGRYVYRAMGVFPDRMAAGASVYGARLVTDQPDSAHLVTDKIKGEIYFALAEHDHYAPPEMLEQVSQAIKTTGVNARMEYYPEAEHGFAFPTRRLYHKASTERHWERLFDLFQRNLN